Genomic window (Phragmites australis chromosome 21, lpPhrAust1.1, whole genome shotgun sequence):
AGCATCAGTGTTGCAATTTGAATGCTGTCTACAGGGTGCTCTTGTTCACTTGAGGCATTAGCAACTTACTGGTTTTAGTGTAGGGCCAACATTCAGGTTAGATCCCTCGAAAGTCTTTGATCATCAGTGTCAATTGTTATATGTGACACTTCGGACATCATACAATAATATCTAATAAGCAACTTTGATCATTAGTTTCAATTGTAATGTATCAGCAAATCTACTTGTGGTACTTTCATGTCACTAATCTAAATCCTTCTGAATATATCAAAAGTCCAATTTGACAAAGTTCGAGCATCCAAATTCTAAAATGTCATGGTGGAGGGCATATATCCATACTTCAATATCTAATTACTGTTTATTACGGTACTAATTGGAATTTATTATcaaaatgtcaaatttgaattcaacatttttcatcatttgtttttctttgatTAATTCTTTTTAATGAGATTATGGTTATGTAAAAGAAATATTGTATGATTGCCTGGATCTAATCCCCAATATAAACAGATATAGATGAATGTACACGCCCCGAAGAGTTTCCTTGCTATGGTGTTTGCAAGGACATGGATGGGTCGTACAATTGCAAGTGCCCTCGAGGTTACAAGCCTAACGGTGATCCGAAGAAAGAACGATGCAGCCCAAAGTTCCCCTTTGAAGCACAGCTTGCCATAGGtatatacatatgcatgtcAATTGATGCTTGTCTAGAGGTGGAAATTCTACCTTCTGGTATCTTACataccccaaaaaaaaaaatcactggtTCTAGGGGCGTGGGGCTAAGTTGTATCTGagtttttaaaatatactaTCTTTGTAGGCATCAGTTTGGCCATGTTCATGTTAGCTTTGGCTCTACTCTTCACACTAATGGTGCTACAAAAAAGAAGGATGAAGGAATTTTTCAAAAAGAATGGTGGTTCAGTAATTGAAAAAGTGGAGAACCTGAAGATTTTCACCAAGGAGGAGCTCAAGAAAATTACAAAGAACAATTCACATGTCCTTGGCAAAGGAGGATTCGGTGAAGTCTACAAGGGGACTCTTGAGGACAACACAATGGTGGCTGTGAAGGCGTCGATTCTGGTAAATGAAGCTCGAAAGGAGGATTTCACCAATGAATTGATCATCCAGTCACAAATGATTCACAAGAACATCATCAAGCTTTTGGGTTGCTGCTTGGAGGTTCATGTTCCAGTGCTTGTTTACGAGTTTGCTGCTAATGGGAACCTCCACGACGTCCTCCATGGCGATGCCAAGGGACAACTTCCTCTTTCACTGGACTTACGTTTGGACATTGCAATTGAATCTGCAGAGGGATTAACATACATGCACTCATCCACCAGCCGTACCATACGACATGGTGATGTCAAGCCAGCCAACATACTTCTCGACGACAATTTCATGCCAAAAATCTCAGATTTTGGGACGTCCAAGCTGCTCACCGTGGACAAGGACTTCACCATGTTTGTAGTAGGGAGTATGGGTTACATAGACCCGGTGTTCCACAAAACTGGGCATTTGACACAAAAGagcgacgtgtacagcttcggaGTTGTTCTTTTGGAGCTCATATGCAGGAAGCCCACAATATATGACGAAAACTGCAGCCTCATCATCGAGTTCCAGAAAGTTTATGAGCAGGATAACAGTGGAAGGGCAATGTTTGACAAGGGCATTGCAATAGCCGATGAAGATGTGCTGGTCCTGGAAGAAATTGGCGGGCTTGCAATCGAGTGTTTGAAGGATAAGGTCGAAGACCGGCCCGACATGAAGGAAGTCACAGAACGTCTTGTGATGCTTAGGAGAGCTAGGAAGCGTGGACTATGGAACAACAGGAGTCCCCATCACTTCGACGAGATCAGCATTGATGGAGCTCTCAAGACCTTCGGTACCGATAGCAGCGGAACAAGCAGTGCCGCTCCTGCGCCATCCACTCCGGTGAGCAAAGAACTCCCCAACCTGTAACGCGAACATGTGTGTATAGGCTTTCTCGAAATGTCATCAGGGTCATCCGCTATTGGCTACTATGTACGTGTTTTCTGTAACCGGCTTCAGTTAAGAGAAGCAAGTTATTTGTATTCAGGTTGACTTTATATTCCTCTGTTCTCATTGTTTGTAAATTGTGGATTGATATGTTTGGGACCTTGTATGCATATTTTTGTGAACCAAGTTGTGACACTTGTGAGTACTCAAATTATATTGATGATTGTACTGTGTCATTCTTTTATCAAATACATTGTACAGGCAAAGTACTTGGGATCGTTGACAAAAGAAAGGAAGCAGCATTTCACGAGGGTGGAGTTACATCTCTTATACAGCTGGTTTCACCTGCTCAATTGAcgaagatttttttaaataatggaAAGAAATTGTGCAATGCGATCCCCCTTCCTCGCAAATCCCTAGCTATTTGCCCACGTTTACACCGCCTTGTCCTGAGATCTCCCTCCTTCTCTCACCACCTTGGTCCCCTTGGTGAACATCAAAGGGAGCTTGTGACCGGTTGCCGTTGGAGGGGATCCGTTTATCTGGGGCTCCCAAAGGTCGGGCTTTGGTGGTTGGTCCGGAGGGGATTCCTCCATACATGGCTTGCCCATGGGATCTCATTGTTCTGGTGGTGAGGATTTCTCCATCCCTAGCTCATCCTTTAAGATCTAAGTAGATCTGGACAATCTGGTGACTTCAACCTCATCCTCTTTCCCTCTTGTTCATGTTTTCTGTGTGTGTTTgatgaggatatataattaatattatatattttctaaatacAGTATATCTGAAAAGGGTGTATGAGGATGGTCTATATCTTACTTGATATGGGGCTAGATATAGCTACCATGGAATAAGATATGAAGACAATATACTTGGAAGATAACCGTCCAAGATAAGGATGTTATCCTATATTCGAGAAGAATTCCTAGACATTTGGGAGTCTAACGatctgtagcgaaaatggtactattaggtcatgattatattttgatgattaataacaatatagtcaatgagactaacatgtttgctaagaatatatattattaggtctcatggatgtaatacatgaagaagctaccgtacccaggacaaagttggactgaattggagaagtcctaggaagatttgcctcagtggatggttcggtgctcagaGTGTTAAACtgaccggagcatatttgacaaagggaagagaggcctgaagacttcaccggaaggtccgatgatcaaAAAAgatacacaccgaagcattttgtccagagaaggttgcaaccattgaagttgaagatcgaagcatcaaatggtccggtgatcaatgtgttgcacacaccagacaatgaagagtgcaaagaggcagaacggagttcaacacatcggatggtccggtaatgaaggctgtgcacaccggagcattatttaaaaagagggttgcattggcttggttggctaaagtcaactcaccggatagtccggtgataaagtgatgtgcaccggatgctttcaccagagcaatttataaagagaagaaagaaatgctcggatggctcaggataactcaccagatagtccggtgatgtagatgaagtatacaccagagtgtccggtgttcatagaggcttgagtggggttccaacggctagtttgtgagagtgtactcatcagatgatccggtgttagtattagtgttctcaccggatcatttggtgttaacaatttttctgagctgttgggttaacgggtagtgcgtgggtttgaggctataaatacccctccactcagtcatttgaaggtgtggcatgctgctagagtctagagaaagctcatacatacttgagaagacatccaagccaccaaattgcttaatgtgattatccaaaatgattaagcacaagattagtgagtgattagtgcttataggcctagagagagtgttggtagatggttgctgcctagagagtggatcaaggagtgatccaaccttatagcaagtggtacgccggcaccttggagtcttggtgactcccCAGCAAGcatgttgaccctccgacttagtgtggagcggtgatGAGAAGCATGTATGGGGACATAAAGatcctttccttggtggcttaagctccgaagtgatcatagcagcaaggaaccggaagagatgttagtggtgagaccttaccttggtgccttggtggcttatccgGTGGAggcattgtctttgtgacttggtagctcaagagctgtgaccgcgTGTcaactgggagcatatcctttgttgaactccaacgtggactagggatggcattcatgccatcgataccacgggaaaaatccttgtgccgagtttgctctctctaccttatttacatttccacatttacattcttgtaatttaccttcttagataggttgcaagcgctttgatcggtatagtagacacactagataaacctagagcacatttagatagaatttgatataggtttatcttgtgttatttttggagacaaaatagttctaagtgtcataattcacccccctcttaggatgtcaccgatcccttcacgaTCCATTTACAATACGTCTTGAGGAGTCCAAGTAGGATACACCTTAGGTCCCCCTGACTATATAAGACAGGGAGAGGGGTACATCGAATGAAAAAGCCATTAGAAGCCAAACAAATCAAAATCAGAGCAATCAAGCCTTAGCAACTCACGCCTTTAGATCTCCAAAGTCGTGTACCCATCATTAAGTCTAGTCAGATAAAATACCAACATCTATTGAAGATCCACGAAAGGAACAATCCCGTACCCAAAAAGATCTTTAGTAGTAGGTCATAGAAATCCACCTAGTTCTTAGGGTTACACCAATCCACACACCTCATTGTACATTGTGATCCTGAGAATAATCAAGGCAATATAGGACACAGGGCTATTATCCAACTCAAAGCATCTTAACTTTCTGCCTCTATGCGATACTCCTCGATGACTACGCATAGGTATCCCTATTTTCATTCACATATTATTGATAATTGAGTACGAATCCTCTACAACTGGTGCCGTCCATGGGGATACGAGTGGATCAGTCGACATCAGAAGATATCATCTTTCATGGCATGGCAATTTCCTTTCAGGTCCTTCAATGACTTTGGTCCTGACAACTATGTTAGGTTGGATGAATTACCAGAGATCAGCCAATCCCCAAAGGCAATCTATGGTTGATCGAGTTCTGAGTCAGTCGACCAAGGCGGTCGCCCAAATGATCTCGTAGCACGTTTGGGTCAGCTGACCTCCATGCCTTTCCCAACTACCAGTGGTGTAAGCTACTTACGAATCTAGGGTTCAGATGAGGAATTTCCTAAGGATGAGCCCCAGTTTACTGAGTTCGATGTTTCCTCTTCAGATTCATCTTATGAAATAGAGAAACATCATATGGTCAACACCCTAGAAGTTGAGAACCAAGGGGACGGGGATAATGAAATTCCACCTAACCTGAtgggtaatgttggcctgatcttccgataggtagcgataagtcggtgggtggagaactcgacgttgatgatccaaaggcttcgacccgaacagatcgtctcccttacaatcactacaccacagctccgatggttatcaaccgtgtcgcgcggttgacctcgccaagaaggctcaatccctgcaagcgtaccgagaacacaagcaagaacgtagaagatgcaatctgaaatattgtgaattgaattcaagcactcgaagtcggagttccacaaacacttgcggcggcctagtcggtccggaacaagagcgaaaatataacaactgtgtgtagatcaatatctaagcaaaatccaaccctaattagggcggcggctactgtatataaaagactagggtcggccaaggacccctggacgtgtccctaatggacgccaacacgttacacggtccaacggcccaaaagatggtggcgcagcaccctgacagattctggatatccacttgtttcgacgattcccgttgactcagaaagaatttggacatcagaccagtcccgttggaaagcttatctccgtagctttccaaccatgtgtagaacgtcgaaaacggagtccgtatgcgtcctgggagacgattttagtgcaggctggtcctggactccgaaacggactcgaacttgattggacctccaccttggcttgggcgtcCTTGCTGTTCTTGtcctgtgttcctaagtaacaatacatcacaattatttagtagcatcccatccacatcaaaatataaaggaacactagggaacgagctcacctcatgatttagttgacgtgcacgagctcgtgtcaatggacctattgttggaggaatactcggtgtgtgtgtatccgaaagagtgatgtccttatcatcctccccctcttgaattggagtcgtcctcgacgcaatgtcatcttcttctcccaagtaaggctttaaatctgaaatgttaaatgtgggactaaccccataatctgcaggcaattcaagcttatatgcattatcattgatcttttccacaattttaaaaggaccatcagctcgaggcagcaatttagactttctcaaatcaggaaacctatctttacgcaaatgtaaccacacaagatcaccaattttaaaagtaatatgtttccgaccttggctaccataagttctatacttctcatttatcttttcaatattttgcttagtcaactcatgcattttcagaatcaaatcagcacgtgtcttagcatcaaaattcaatttctccgATGTTggtaaaggtagtaaatcaataggggcacgggggttaaaaccatacactacctgaaacggacttaccttggtggtggagtgaactgatctgttgtaagcaaactcaatatggggtagacactcttcccacatcctcaaatttttcttcaaaacagcccgcaacatggtggataatgtgcagttcataacctccgtttgtccgtcggtttgagggttacatgtcgtcgaaaacagcagctttgtcccaagtttattccaaagtgtcctccacaagtggctcaaaaattttgcatcacgatccgaaacaatggtgttaggcactccatgcaagcgaatgatttctctgaaaaataaatcagctatgtttgtagcattatcgcttttgtgacaaggtataaaatgtgccatttttgaaaaatgatccacaacgacaaatatactatccctccccctcttggtcttaggcaatcctaaaacaaaatccatagaaatatcctcccaaggcacactaggaacag
Coding sequences:
- the LOC133903572 gene encoding wall-associated receptor kinase 2-like → MINRPMSLPLFLLPALLLAASAVPAEFSCPTKCGDVDIPYPFGIGAGCSRSEGFEIACVNNARTAVLKAANKTIPVMSLTVEPPEAKVMLPVAHQCYNSSGDPTELSFDGQVDFNTHGVWRISNARNMFVVLGCNTLAYTKNSNSKGKGRYDYVYYTGCVAYCNDSQSAQNGQCVGVGCCHVDIAPGLTDNAVTFNSWDRDDMAYSPCDYAFLVDKHNYNFQVSDLHMDVNRTSKPVWLDWAIRDGGGGLSCTAAKNRTGYACISANSECVDSVNGPGYFCRCKPGYEGNPYQAENGCTNIDECTRPEEFPCYGVCKDMDGSYNCKCPRGYKPNGDPKKERCSPKFPFEAQLAIGISLAMFMLALALLFTLMVLQKRRMKEFFKKNGGSVIEKVENLKIFTKEELKKITKNNSHVLGKGGFGEVYKGTLEDNTMVAVKASILVNEARKEDFTNELIIQSQMIHKNIIKLLGCCLEVHVPVLVYEFAANGNLHDVLHGDAKGQLPLSLDLRLDIAIESAEGLTYMHSSTSRTIRHGDVKPANILLDDNFMPKISDFGTSKLLTVDKDFTMFVVGSMGYIDPVFHKTGHLTQKSDVYSFGVVLLELICRKPTIYDENCSLIIEFQKVYEQDNSGRAMFDKGIAIADEDVLVLEEIGGLAIECLKDKVEDRPDMKEVTERLVMLRRARKRGLWNNRSPHHFDEISIDGALKTFGTDSSGTSSAAPAPSTPVSKELPNL